The Corynebacterium occultum sequence CCAGCGGGGCCACCCCTCGGAGAACCCCACGGTGAGGGGCAGGGGATAAAAAATCGACCGCCCCGAAAAATTCGGGACGGTCGATGAGATGATCGGTCAGATCAGAGAAGTTCGATTAGAACTGCTCAACCTCGACCAGGCCGAGCTGGGCGGCCTTGACCAGACGACGCGGGATGCGAACGGTCTGACCGTCGATCTTGACGTCCTGGAGGGCGACATTGTCGGCCTTCCACTGGGAGCGACGCATGCGGGTGTTAGCGCGGGACAACTTACGCTTCGGAACTGCCATGGTTTTCCTCCTTAAGCCTTCTTCTTGCGGCGGGCCATGCCACCGAAACGCTTCTGGAACTTCTCAACGCGGCCAGCGGTGTCCATGACACGCTGTGCGCCGGTCCAGAACGGGTGGGATTCGCTGGTGACGTCGACGACGATGAGGGGGTACTCATTGCCGTCCTCCCACTCCACGGTGCGGGAGCTGTTGACGGTGGACTTGGTCATGAACTGGAAACCAGTTCCCGCGTCCTGGAAGACTACCGGGTGGTAGTCCGGGTGGATATCCTTCTTCATTTACTCTCGATTCCCTCAGGATTGCACTTCAGATCGGTTCCGTGTCTCAAGGTGGTCACGAATCGTGTCTGAGTTGGGTTCGTTAAGTATGCACTGCCAGGGTGGCGGTGAACCTCAAAGATATTACACGTCGCGGGGGTGAAACTTGAAATCCTGCGGATGAGGGGGAGGGGAGTTTCTGGTAATGGGATCTCCCGTGCCTGCCTGAGGGCCATGCAGGGCCCGGTTTTGAGGGGGTGGCCAACTTCCCGAACTCGGCATATGATGGATTTATCAAGTCATTAATTCATTTGCCCTGCCCTGGGTTGCTTTTCTGGGGAGCTGGAGCGAACTGGTCGAAGGGGGTCTGAGGTTTGTTCGAGGATGAACAGCGCCCGCTCTATGAGGTCAAGGCCAACCTCTTCAAGGGATTGGCGCATCCCTACCGGATCAAGGTGCTGGAGATTCTCTCCGCCCACCCCAGGGTCTCGGTGTCCGAAATGCTGGCGGCGACGGGACTGGAGGCCTCCCACCTTTCCCAGCATCTGGCGGTGCTGCGACGCAACCGGCTGGTGGTCTCTGAACGGCAGGCCAATGTGGTTTTTTATCAGCTCGCCTACCCGCAGGTCGCGGACCTGCTCCGGGTTTCCCGGGAATTGCTCGGGGAGATGCTCGACGCCTCCCGGGAGCAGCTCGACTCCCTCCGGGGGTTGCCGCAGATTGATCAGGACAGGAGGATGCAATGACTAAGGTGTGGAAATCTTTCCGGGAACTGCTGCCCAGCTCCCGCGACTATGAATACCTCCGCTACTCCTGGCGTGCGGATGTCACCGCCGGCATCACCGTCGGCATCGTCGCCCTGCCGTTGGCCCTGGCCTTCGGCGTCAGTTCCGGGGTCGGTGCCGAGGCCGGTCTGATCACCGCCATCGTCGCCGGTCTGATCGCCGCCATCTTCGGCGGTTCCAATGTCCAGGTTTCCGGTCCCACCGGTGCGATGGTTGTGGTGCTCGCCCCGATCGTCATGCAGTACGGGATCCCCGCCGTCGCGGTGGTCTCGATCATGGCCGGGGTGCTGGTGCTGCTCGCCGGATTCCTGAAAATGGGCCGGATGGTCAGTTATATCCCCTGGCCGGTGATCGAGGGATTCACCGCCGGCATCGGCGTGATCATCTTCATGCAGCAGGTTCCTGCGGCGGTGGCCTCCGACGGTGGGGGAAACTCCAATGCCGTGCTCGCCGCCTGCCACGCGGTGGTCAGTGCCGGTTGGCCGGGGGCGCTGCTGCCGGTGGCCGTGGTGGTGGCGGTGGCCGCCATCATGCTGATTCTGGGGAAGGTCGCTCCGAAGATCCCCGGTTCCTTCATCGCCATCGTGGTGGTGACCGTCGTGGCCACGCTGTTCTCCCTGCCACTGGAGACCATCGGCACCCTGCCGCAGTCCCTCCCGGCACCGGCCTGGCCGGAGATGGATCCGGCGATGATCCAGGCATTGGCGGGCCCGGCGGTGGCGGTGGCTGCGCTGGCGGCCATCGAGTCCCTGCTCTCTGCCAGGGTGGCTGCCTCCATGGCGGACACCGGCCCCTATAACGCTGACCGCGAACTGGTCGGCCAGGGTCTGGCCTCCGTGGGAGCGGGCCTTTTCGGCGGCATGCCGGCCACCGGTGCGATCGCCCGTACCGCCGTCAACGTCCGCTCCGGGGCCCGCACCCGTATGTCCGCCATCGTGCACGCCCTGGTGCTGCTGGCGGTGGTCTACGTGGCTTCCACGGTGGTCTCGGTGATCCCCCTGGCCGCTCTGTCCGGCGTGCTCATGGTCACCGCGGTGCGGATGATCTCCCCGGAGGTCATTCGACGGGTGACCCGCTCCTCCTGGACGGATGCGCTGGTGTTCTTCCTCACCGCCATCATCACGGTCAGCGTGGACCTGGTTGTCGCGGTGATCATCGGCATCATCGCCGCCGCCTTCTTCATCCTCCGGAAGATGAGCCTGGAAAGCGGTGTCTACCGCGAGGTGCTCCCCGGCGGCGAGGAAGCTGGCGACAGCCGGATCGGGCTCTTCCGTCTGGAGGGTGCGCTCTTCTTCGGGGCCGCCGAAAGAATCCTGGACCAGATCCTGGACTACCGCGATCTGGAGGTCGTGATCATCCGGCTCTCCGAGGTGCAGCTGATCGACACCACGGGTGCCCACCAGCTGGCGGAGGTGGTGACCACCCTGGAACGTCGTGGGGTCACCGTGCTGATCAAGGGGGTGCGCAAGGAGCATATTCACGTGCTCGGTGTGCTCGGGGCAATCCGTTCGCTACGCCACCCCAACCACCTGTTCGAGGATCTGGGGGAGGCGGTCGCCCACGCCCGTTCCCACACCGACCGGGTCGCCTCGTGAAGATTGGGGCAGAGCGGGTCGGCGCCCCTCCCACCCTGAGGTGTAGGTTCCGACGCGCGCTTTGTGCCTTCCCGGTTTATGATCAGCGTCAAGGTTGTCCGGGTCGGCCGGGCCAGCTGAAATCGGGATTATGAAATCGGCGGGGCAGCGGGTAGGCTGTCCCCTTGCTGTTGTCGTAATTATTCGTAACGCCCCGTCAGCTGGCATGTTCGCGCCCCGGATCACTTCCCGGTGCGGCGCATCATCAGTCGATGTGGGCGGCTAGGAGAAGGAAAGTCCATGTCGGCTATTTGCCAGGTCACGGGACGCAAGCCGAGCTTCGGTAAGTCTGTCTCGCACTCGCACCGCCGCACTTCGCGCCGTTGGAACCCCAACGTGCAGCGTCGTCGGTTCTTCGTCCCCTCTGAGGGCCGTACCATCACTCTGAACGTTTCCACCAAGGGCCTCAAGGTCATTGATCGTGACGGCATTGAAGCCGTCATCGCCCAGATCCGCGCACGTGGGGAGAAGATCTAAAGATGGCACGTAATGACATCCGTCCGATCATCAAGCTGAAGTCTACTGCTGGCACCGGTTACACCTATGTCACCCGTAAGAACAAGCGCAACAACCCGGATCGCATCACTCTGATGAAGTTTGATCCGGTAGCCCGCAAGCACGTCGAATTCCGCGAGGAGCGATAATCAATGGCTAAGAAGTCAAAGATCGCCAAGAACGAGCAGCGCAAGGAAATCGTCGCCCGCTATGCGGAGCGTCGCGCTGAACTCAAGGCAATCATCAAGAACCCGAACACCAATGACGAGGATCGCCTCGAAGCTCAGTTCGAGCTGAACCGTCAGCCGCGCGATGCTGCTGCTGTCCGCGTCCGTAACCGTGACTCCCACGACGGTCGTCCCCGCGGTTTCCTCCGCAAGTTCGGCCTGTCCCGTGTCCGTATGCGCGAGATGGCTCACCGCGGTGAGCTGCCTGGCGTTCGTAAGTCCAGCTGGTAAGGGAGTTTCTTAAATGAAGCAGCGCACCAACATGAAGAAGGCGCGGATGGAACAGTCCCGCCGCCCCAAGAAGAACCCGCTCAAGGCTGAAGGCATTGAGAAGGTGGACTACAAGGACATCAAGACCCTTCGTCTGTTCATCTCTGATCGCCACAAGATCCGTTCTCGTCGCGTCACGGGCCTGACCCCGCAGCAGCAGCGCCAGGTCGCTACCGCTGTGAAGAATGCCCGCGAAATGGCTCTCCTGCCGTTCACCAGCCGCTAAACCGGCAACGGGACGCAACGCAACAGCGCACTTTTGCCGCTGGCTTGTGAGGCAGAGGTAAAAGAGCATAAGCACCCTCCAACACTCCGGATCAACCGGGGTGGGGGAGGGTGCTTTTTAGTTTCCTGAAAAAGGGCGGAATTCCGGGGGTGGGGGTAGCCCTCTGAACTAGCGGCACGCTCAGCAGCCGGAATGCCATACGCCCACCCCCGTTCCGGTTCCTTTTTCGCCCCGGAGTCACTTTCACAGGTGACAGACAGCTAACCGCCAGCACTGTTTTATTCTGATAGCGCATAATGGATGTTATGAAGATCTTAGTAGTGGATGATGAGCAGGCCGTACGCGATTCGCTGCGCCGCTCCCTGAGCTTCAACGGATATGACGTCTCGCTGGCGGAGGACGGTATTGAGGCGGTCGAGAGCATCGAACGGGAACAGCCCGACCTGGTCATCCTTGACGTGATGATGCCGCGGATGGATGGCCTGGAAGTGTGCCGTACACTGCGCAGCTCCGGCTATGATCGCCCCATTCTGGTGCTCACCGCCCGTGACGGTGTCTCTGACCGTGTCGCCGGCCTCGATGCCGGTGCCGATGATTACCTGCCCAAGCCTTTCGCCCTGGAGGAGCTGCTGGCCCGCGTGCGTTCCCTGATGCGCCGTGCCGCAGCCGAGTCCATCGGTGGCTCCGATGCCCAGGAGCTGGTCTTCGAGGACCTGCGTCTGGACCCGGAGACCCGTGACGTCACCCGCGGTGAGCGTTTCATCAGCCTGACCCGCACCGAGTTCGCCTTGCTGCAGCTGCTGATGTCCAACCCCCGCAGGGTGCTTTCACGCACCACCATCCTGGAGGAGGTATGGGGCTATGATTTCCCGACCTCCGGCAACGCCCTCGAGGTCTACATCGGTTACCTGCGCCGTAAGACCGAGGCCGAGGGTGAGAGTCGACTGATCCACACTGTCCGTGGCGTCGGTTACGTCCTGCGGGAGACCGCTCCGTGATCCTGAGGAAGATTTCCCGACCTCCACTTAGCGTGGAGAGTCGGGATCTTCCCGTTTCATCTGACTCTGAAGTGGATGAAAAAATTACCCCGGTGGTTGTGCCGGAAGCTGAATCGCATGATCCCAGTTCAGCTTCCCGCCGCCACCGGGGTCGGCGGATGCCGCTGCGCTGGCACCTGTCCCTGCTGACGGCTGCCATGGTGCTGTTCTCCATGGGTGCGATGACCATCGTCGCCTACATGACGGTTTCGGCATCCCTGACGGCCTCCATGGACCGGAGCATGGAGGAGAAGGCGAACTCCCTGCTGGCGCGCACCATCGACCCGCTCTTCGTCAGCAAGCTCAATGATGAGATATCCCTGTTCAAGGCCTATAACCCGGACACCAGGATCTCCATTTCACCACCTGGCTGGCAGGGCACGCATGGCGATGTTCTCCCGGTTCCCCTGGAACTGCAGAGTGTCACCAGTGGGGTGAAGGTCTCCATCCAGTCACTGGGCGGGGAGCGGCTGTTGGCCGCAGGTAATGAGTACGGTGCCATCGTGGTGCTGGCCCAGGATCTCTCCGAGACCCACCAGCTGATCTCAGCTCTGGGTGTGGTGCTCATGGCCATTTCCGCGGCAGGTGTGTTCATCGCCATCGCAGCTGGAATGGTCACCGCCTCTGCGGGGCTCAAACCCATCTCCCGGCTGCAACGTGCGGTCGACCATGTCACCCGGACCGATGAGCTGAAACCCATCGAGGTGGAGGGCAATGATGAGGTGGCCAACCTCACCCGCAGCTTCAATGCCATGTTGGAGGCCCTGCAGGAATCCCGGACCAGGCAGACCCAGCTGGTTGCGGATGCCGGTCATGAGCTGAAGACCCCGCTCACCTCGATGCGCACCAATATCGAACTGCTGATGATGCTCAACCGGCAGGGTGCCACCGGCGTCATCAGCGAGGAAGACCGCAAGGACCTGGAACGGGATGTGCTGGCTCAGATGGAGGAACTGTCCACCTTGATCGGGGATCTGGTGGACCTGGCACGAGAGGATGCGCCCCGGCGGGAACTGGAGGAGGTCGAGCTCCAGGAGGTGCTGGAGACTTCCCTCGAGCGGGTGAAGCGACGCCGTCCGGATGTCAGCTTCGAGCTGAAGACCATGCCGGGACAGGTTCTCGGTGACCCCTTCGCCCTGGGGCGTGCGGTGCTGAACCTGATGGACAATGCCGCCAAGTGGTCCCCACCGGAGGGCACGGTCCGGATCCGGCTCTCCGAGGTTGATGAGCACACCTTCGGACTGACCATCGCGGATTCCGGTCCGGGCATCGCCCCAGAGGACAGGGAGCGGGTGTTCGAACGGTTCTACCGTTCCATCTCATCTCGCTCGATGCCGGGTTCCGGGCTGGGACTGTCCATCGTGAAGAAGGTGGTGGAACGCCACGGCGGTTCCATCTCCGTCGATGAATCTGATGATGGGGGTGCCCTGATGCGGGTGACCCTGCCGGGTGCCCCCGAGAACGGGGATCGGCAGACCACCGCCAAGGACACCGCGGTGCCCGGTGCCAAGGGCCGCGGCCAGGTATTTGCCCAGCGGTGGATGGATCGGAACAAGAAGGACTACCAGTGAGTTTCACCCCGGGGAACAATGCTGACAGGAAACTCACAGAAAGCGCTGGTTTTTCTCCCAGAGTGCCTCCAGTGGGAATCCAGTTCGGTAGGAGAGGATTAGTGTCATGAATGAACAACGCCCTGAGGATCCCCGGCAGCCCGAGTGGGGTGGGGGTCAGTACCCTCCCCGGGATGGTTTTGAAGCAGTGAATTCCCCCTACGGCTGGAATTCCGCGAACCAGGGGAACGGCGCTGACCGGGCCACCAACCCACAACCCGCTTTCTCCCCACCGGGGGGCCAGGATTCCCCGGTGTTCGCCGAGGGGCAGGCCCCGGTGCGGAAGGAACGTCGCACGATCGGGTTGGCCCCCGCCATCGCCCTGATTGTGGCGGCGGCGGTGGCTGCCGGTGCGATCACCGGTGTCGTCCTCGGTAACAGTGGCTCCAGCAGCTCTGGCAATGCCTTCTCCGCCTTGGATTCCCCCAGTGTTGACCGGGCGGAGAGTGCTGCGGTGGGCAGCGTGGAGGAGGTGGCCATGGCCACCCTGCCTTCGGTGGTGTCGATCCAGGTGAGCTCACGGACCTCGGTGGGGGAGGGTTCGGGTTCGATCATCTCCTCCGATGGTCTGGTCCTGAGCAACCACCATGTGGTGGCCGAGGCAGCGAGCGGGAATGCGGCCATCCAGGTCACGCTCAATGATGAGCGCACCCTGGAGGCTGATTTCGTGGCCTCCGATCCCTCCACCGATATCGCGGTGATCAAGATCCGAGATGTGCAGGACCTGCCGGTGATGCAGTTTGGGGATTCGGATCAGCTGCTCGTCGGCCAACAGGTGGTGGCCATCGGTAGTCCACTGGGACTGTCTTCTACGGTGACCACCGGCATTGTCTCGGCACTGAACCGCCCGGTACGGGCCTCCGGTGGTGACGGGGGTGAGTCTTCCCTCATCGATGCCGTGCAAACCGATGCCGCCATCAACCCCGGAAACTCCGGCGGTCCCCTGGTGGACATGGAGGGCAACCTGATCGGCATGAACTCGGTTATCGCCTCCCTGACCTCAGGTGCGGATTCGGCTGGTTCCATCGGTCTGGGCTTCGCCATTCCCTCGAACTTCGCCAAGCGGGTCGCGGATCAGCTGGTGGAAAGCGGGGTGGCCTCCCACCCGATGATCGGCGTGCAGATCGCCGCGACCGCCGCTGCTGATGGTGCTCTGGTGGCCAGTGTCCAGGATGGTGGCCCCGCGGCTGCCGCGGGGCTGCAGGAGGGGGATGTGATCACCCGGATGAATGATCGCGCCATCGACAACTCCGATGAGTTGATCGCGGCGGTGCGTTCGGAGGACTTCGGGGCGAACGTGACACTGACGGTGTACTCGGAGGGTGGCAATGAACCTCGAGAGGTAGATGTAACGCTGACCACCGAGTAAGTTAACAGCCATACCGTGCCTGGGCTCCGGCCCTGAAACTGCAGTGAAGGAAATCGATGGATAACGCGCTGAACACATTGGCGGAGCAGGAAGCTGACCCCGCGCTGCTCGACGTGGCTGAGCCCGATGCCGAGTATCTTCTCGCCACGGAGCGGGAGGAACCTATCCGCCCCCACCGCCGAGCCCTGGTGGCCCTGGTGCGGGATCGTGAGGATGAGCATGCGGAGGGCATCGATCAGTTGCTCCCGGAGCTGCTGAATGAGGCGGGCTTTCATATCGATGCCGTGGTCACCGTGCGTTCCAAGAGGTCTCAGATCCGCCAGGCGATTGAAACCGCGGTGATCGGCGGGGTGGATCTGGTGTTGACTGTCGGCGGCACCGGGGTTGGCCCCCGGGATAAAACCCCGGAGGCCACCCGGGCGGTTCTGGATCAGGTGGTTCCGGGTATCGCCCAGGCGATGCGGGCTTCGGGCCTGGCCGGTGGTGTCCTTGACGCCTGCACCTCACGCGGTATCTCCGGGGTGTCTGGTTCCACCGTGGTGGTCAATCTGGCGTCCTCCCCGGAGGCTGTCCGGGATGGGGTGGCGGTCCTGGCCCCGCTGGCGCATTTCGTCATCAACCAGTACAGCGTCGAGTAATCCCTTGACCAGCCCCCGCAGACCCCGCCGGCGTGTGGATCGCCCCTCCCCGGCTGAGAACATTGACCGCAGCGTAGATTTTCCGGACGGGCGTTTCAACATCCCGGGAGGGGATGAGGAACGCACCGTTTTATTGGACCCGGATGCCGAGGAAGAACTCCAGGCAGAGGAATTCTGGAAAGAACAGCAGCCCCCGCACCACGGCTGAACCCTCCCCGCGGGGCGTCGATGCGATCCTCCCGGGGCGTCGATAAGCAGAAAGAAACCACGGCTCCCTGTTGGGACCGTGGTTTCAGACTTTTAAAACTGGAGTTTTAGGCCTGGTGACGGCCGTTGCGCTCTGCCTGGAGCAGGTCGCGGATCTCCTCGAGAAGGTTGGCCTCCAGGGATGCCGGCTCATCCTCCACTTCCTCAATGCCCTTACGCTTCTGAATTGCCTCATTGAGCTTGTTCATCGGCATGACCAGCACAAAGTAGACGATGGCCGCGATGATCAGGAAGTTGATGGCGGCGGTGATCACGGCGCCGAAGTCAATGAAGGTCGAGGGGTTGTCCTGGAAGACGTGGAACCCGAGACCGGAGACATCAGCACCACCGACGGATGCGATCAACGGATTGATGATGTTGTCTGAGAAAGCACTGACGATTGCGGTGAAAGCGGTACCGATGACGACGGCAACCGCGAGTTCAACGACATTGCCACGAAGAATAAAGTCCCTAAAGCCCTTGAGCATCCTGGTCCTCCTTGAGATAGATAGGTCGCATGTGGCGACAGTAATCGGGTCGAATAATGAAACAATAACGAAATTTTCACGGAAGCTCTCTCTTATGAGAGGTGAAACTCCGTAAGTTCAGGGAAATTTGTTCGCCCGATCACCTGTGAGCACCACAGCCAACGGAGAATACAGTGCGGTGACTGCGACCTGCTGCGCCTCAGTCTCCGGCAAAGCCACCAGAACCGTGGCCGGATCATTCCCCTCCCCGGATTCGGCCAGCACCACCCGAGCACCGCTGGCCACCACCTCCGGAGCCTCCGCATCAGTGGGCTGGCTGAGCACCGTCACGGTGTCGCCGTGCTGCAGCAGGGTAATGACCTCCGGTTCCGCCAATCGCAGCGGCACCAGGTTCACCGCCTCCCCCTGACTCTCCGGGATGAGTTCCGCCAGCAGTGCGGAACCGATGAAACTGGCCTCGCTGGGAACCTGACCCACCTTCAGGGTGGTGGCAGCCACCTTTCCCGCCATCACCTCCGGGTCCTGCAGCGCGTCCTCCGGCAGCAGGTGCGGCGGCACCGCAGCCATTTCGAAGTCGCTGGCGCTGACCGCGGAGCCGGGTGCGATATCCCGGGCAACCACCAGGGCGCGGGGGCCGGAATCCCGGGCATTGTGCAGCATTGACCAGACCGCCAGCAGCACCAGGACGACAGCCGCCGCCCTGCGCAGCAGGAGAGTGCGGTGCCACCCCGGGGTGCGCAGCGTATTCAGGACAGTGGGGGAGGTGGAAAGCTTCACATGATGATCTGACTGCCCAAATCAGTAGGTGGTTCCCAAACGTGCCCGGTCGTTCAGATAGCGGATCCCGGTGGGGGTGATGATGATGTCCACCGGCTTATCATGCTCCTCCACCGGCAGATCATCACGGATCTCCCCGTTGTAGAGCAGGACCGCGGTGATCGGGGGATTGCCGCCACTGATCTCCTCCAGTTCGGCCAGGGCGCGGTCATAGTAACCACCGCCCTTACCCAGCCGCACCCCCTCCGGGGTGACCGCCAGAGCCGGGACGAAAATCATGTCGCAGTTGAGCAGCTCGGCGGTGGGGAAGCGCTCCCCGGTGGGCTCAGAGATGGAGAGACGACCGGGACGCAGCTGGGAATCACCCTTGTAGCTGGACCACTCCAGGATGCCCCCAGGGCCGGAGATGGGCAGCAGGATGGTCGGGGCCTGGGTGTGGAGGGCATTGAGCAATATGCCGCCACCGGGCTCTCCCCGCCGGGGTATATAGGCGGCGATGGTCGCGGGGGTGCCGGAACGGGCCCGGAGCAGGGATGCGGTGTAGGAGGCCACGGCGGAGTCCTCACGGTGGAGATCTCCGTCACTCATATCTTTGCGTGACTGGGTGAGCAGGGCACGCATCTTCTTCTTGGCCTCACGGATGTCAGCCTTATTGTCCATGGCTCAACGATAGGTGCCGGAACCTGTGATGACCACCACCCGGGGGTCATCAGGCCAGGCAAATGCCTGCTCCGGGGCTGCCTGGGGGTGGCGGTCGGTGGGGGGGGCTGTGGGAGACACCCCCTCATCCCCTGCCCACCGGGCCAGGGGGCAACGGGTATGGTTATCTCCATGATTTCCCCGAATAGACAGCACACCCATGGGGTGAAGACGGTGGTGGTCCCGGCCGCAGGTATGGGAACCAGATTCCTGCCCGCGACCAAAACAGTTCCCAAGGAGCTGTTACCGGTCGTAGACACCCCGGGCATCGAGCTGATCGCTGAAGAGGCTGCACAATTAGGAGCCACTCGCCTGGCTGTCATCACCGCCCCGAATAAGCAGGAGGTGCTCGCCCACTTCGGCGAGTTCCCGCTGCTGGTGGAAACCCTGACGGAGCGCGGCAAGGATGAACAGGTCGCGAAGGTCAAGCGCGCCGGGGAGCTGATCCAGCCGATCGCGGTGGAGCAGGAACGTCCCCTGGGGCTCGGCCACGCCGTCGGTCTGGCGGAGAGCGTCCTGGATGAGGACGAAGATGCTTTCGCCGTCATGTTGCCGGATGACCTGGTGCTGCCCATGGGTGCCGTCGAGGAGATGGCCAAGGTTCGTGCCGAGCTGGGCGGTACCGTGCTCTGTGCCATCGAGGTCCCCCGCGAGGAAACCTACAACTACGGGGTCTTCGAGATCGAGGAGGTCTCCGGCTTGGATCGCGATGATGTCAAGCGGGTCCGCGGCATGGTGGAGAAGCCGGATCCGGAGGATGCCCCCTCCAACTATGTGGCCACCGGCCGTTATCTGCTCGACCGCGCCATCTTCGATGCCCTGCGTCGCATCAAGCCGGGCAAGGGTGGCGAACTGCAGTTGACTGACGCCATCGCCCTGCTCATCGAGGAGGGGCACCCGGTGCATGTTCTGGTGCACCACGGTGGCCGTCATGACCTGGGTAACCCGGGCGGTTACATCAAGGCCTGTGTGGACTTCGGTCTGCGGGATCCGAAGTACGGCCCCAGCCTGCGTGGCGCCATTGAGGAGATCCTGGTCAACTTTGATGCGGAGAAGGCCGCCCGGGCAGCTGAATAGTTGTGCTGCTGCGGCGGTGCCAGTGGCTCTGTCCTGCTCGACCCCGGTAGACTCTCCGGTTAGTCGTTTCATCCTCGGAAGGAGAGCCTGAGTGCGTTCGGTTGAACAACAGTTGGCACTGGTCACAGATTCTGCGGTGACCCCGGAGCCAGTTCGTACCGCGATCGCCGACGCACTGGGCCTGATGTGCGCCGAGGAGGTCCAGGCTGTCCGCCCCCTACCGGGTTTCCCGCAGGCCGCCATTGACGGTTATGCCGTTCGGGCGGTTGATGTGGGTGGGGAGCGGGGCCTGGGTCGCACCCCACCGGAGGAGCCGGTGGGGCGCCCCCGGAGTGCCCCGGAACGTTCACTGCCGGTGGTCGGTGAGGTGAACGCCGGTTCCCAACGCCCCCTGCGGCTACAGCCCAAGCAGGCGGTGCGGGTTCACACCGGCGCCCCCCTGCCTGCGCTTGCCGACGCCGTCCTGCCCCTG is a genomic window containing:
- the rpsN gene encoding 30S ribosomal protein S14; protein product: MAKKSKIAKNEQRKEIVARYAERRAELKAIIKNPNTNDEDRLEAQFELNRQPRDAAAVRVRNRDSHDGRPRGFLRKFGLSRVRMREMAHRGELPGVRKSSW
- a CDS encoding HAMP domain-containing sensor histidine kinase, coding for MPEAESHDPSSASRRHRGRRMPLRWHLSLLTAAMVLFSMGAMTIVAYMTVSASLTASMDRSMEEKANSLLARTIDPLFVSKLNDEISLFKAYNPDTRISISPPGWQGTHGDVLPVPLELQSVTSGVKVSIQSLGGERLLAAGNEYGAIVVLAQDLSETHQLISALGVVLMAISAAGVFIAIAAGMVTASAGLKPISRLQRAVDHVTRTDELKPIEVEGNDEVANLTRSFNAMLEALQESRTRQTQLVADAGHELKTPLTSMRTNIELLMMLNRQGATGVISEEDRKDLERDVLAQMEELSTLIGDLVDLAREDAPRRELEEVELQEVLETSLERVKRRRPDVSFELKTMPGQVLGDPFALGRAVLNLMDNAAKWSPPEGTVRIRLSEVDEHTFGLTIADSGPGIAPEDRERVFERFYRSISSRSMPGSGLGLSIVKKVVERHGGSISVDESDDGGALMRVTLPGAPENGDRQTTAKDTAVPGAKGRGQVFAQRWMDRNKKDYQ
- a CDS encoding type B 50S ribosomal protein L31, whose product is MKKDIHPDYHPVVFQDAGTGFQFMTKSTVNSSRTVEWEDGNEYPLIVVDVTSESHPFWTGAQRVMDTAGRVEKFQKRFGGMARRKKKA
- the rpmF gene encoding 50S ribosomal protein L32, whose protein sequence is MAVPKRKLSRANTRMRRSQWKADNVALQDVKIDGQTVRIPRRLVKAAQLGLVEVEQF
- a CDS encoding SulP family inorganic anion transporter, with amino-acid sequence MTKVWKSFRELLPSSRDYEYLRYSWRADVTAGITVGIVALPLALAFGVSSGVGAEAGLITAIVAGLIAAIFGGSNVQVSGPTGAMVVVLAPIVMQYGIPAVAVVSIMAGVLVLLAGFLKMGRMVSYIPWPVIEGFTAGIGVIIFMQQVPAAVASDGGGNSNAVLAACHAVVSAGWPGALLPVAVVVAVAAIMLILGKVAPKIPGSFIAIVVVTVVATLFSLPLETIGTLPQSLPAPAWPEMDPAMIQALAGPAVAVAALAAIESLLSARVAASMADTGPYNADRELVGQGLASVGAGLFGGMPATGAIARTAVNVRSGARTRMSAIVHALVLLAVVYVASTVVSVIPLAALSGVLMVTAVRMISPEVIRRVTRSSWTDALVFFLTAIITVSVDLVVAVIIGIIAAAFFILRKMSLESGVYREVLPGGEEAGDSRIGLFRLEGALFFGAAERILDQILDYRDLEVVIIRLSEVQLIDTTGAHQLAEVVTTLERRGVTVLIKGVRKEHIHVLGVLGAIRSLRHPNHLFEDLGEAVAHARSHTDRVAS
- a CDS encoding MogA/MoaB family molybdenum cofactor biosynthesis protein; translation: MDNALNTLAEQEADPALLDVAEPDAEYLLATEREEPIRPHRRALVALVRDREDEHAEGIDQLLPELLNEAGFHIDAVVTVRSKRSQIRQAIETAVIGGVDLVLTVGGTGVGPRDKTPEATRAVLDQVVPGIAQAMRASGLAGGVLDACTSRGISGVSGSTVVVNLASSPEAVRDGVAVLAPLAHFVINQYSVE
- a CDS encoding response regulator transcription factor, with protein sequence MKILVVDDEQAVRDSLRRSLSFNGYDVSLAEDGIEAVESIEREQPDLVILDVMMPRMDGLEVCRTLRSSGYDRPILVLTARDGVSDRVAGLDAGADDYLPKPFALEELLARVRSLMRRAAAESIGGSDAQELVFEDLRLDPETRDVTRGERFISLTRTEFALLQLLMSNPRRVLSRTTILEEVWGYDFPTSGNALEVYIGYLRRKTEAEGESRLIHTVRGVGYVLRETAP
- a CDS encoding S1C family serine protease, with amino-acid sequence MNEQRPEDPRQPEWGGGQYPPRDGFEAVNSPYGWNSANQGNGADRATNPQPAFSPPGGQDSPVFAEGQAPVRKERRTIGLAPAIALIVAAAVAAGAITGVVLGNSGSSSSGNAFSALDSPSVDRAESAAVGSVEEVAMATLPSVVSIQVSSRTSVGEGSGSIISSDGLVLSNHHVVAEAASGNAAIQVTLNDERTLEADFVASDPSTDIAVIKIRDVQDLPVMQFGDSDQLLVGQQVVAIGSPLGLSSTVTTGIVSALNRPVRASGGDGGESSLIDAVQTDAAINPGNSGGPLVDMEGNLIGMNSVIASLTSGADSAGSIGLGFAIPSNFAKRVADQLVESGVASHPMIGVQIAATAAADGALVASVQDGGPAAAAGLQEGDVITRMNDRAIDNSDELIAAVRSEDFGANVTLTVYSEGGNEPREVDVTLTTE
- the rpmB gene encoding 50S ribosomal protein L28, which gives rise to MSAICQVTGRKPSFGKSVSHSHRRTSRRWNPNVQRRRFFVPSEGRTITLNVSTKGLKVIDRDGIEAVIAQIRARGEKI
- the rpmG gene encoding 50S ribosomal protein L33 codes for the protein MARNDIRPIIKLKSTAGTGYTYVTRKNKRNNPDRITLMKFDPVARKHVEFREER
- the rpsR gene encoding 30S ribosomal protein S18 codes for the protein MKQRTNMKKARMEQSRRPKKNPLKAEGIEKVDYKDIKTLRLFISDRHKIRSRRVTGLTPQQQRQVATAVKNAREMALLPFTSR
- a CDS encoding ArsR/SmtB family transcription factor, which produces MFEDEQRPLYEVKANLFKGLAHPYRIKVLEILSAHPRVSVSEMLAATGLEASHLSQHLAVLRRNRLVVSERQANVVFYQLAYPQVADLLRVSRELLGEMLDASREQLDSLRGLPQIDQDRRMQ